A single region of the Peromyscus eremicus chromosome 16_21, PerEre_H2_v1, whole genome shotgun sequence genome encodes:
- the LOC131926463 gene encoding class I histocompatibility antigen, Gogo-A*0501 alpha chain-like: MKTFFSEALLLLILANLAMTRHLEGSHSMRLLHTLLTWPGLLEPQFIIVAFVGDTQFERFNSKEEPLSMEHCAPWVDQQKPEYWEEKTKNFLSLMDYYADIMKKMLHFYNQSESGNHTLQILMACDILPGVYFSRGQYEFILDGHDYLVLNENLSTWTAVGKAAEVLRQEWEESGFANSVKTSLETSCVPLLFDQLDYGKEILLRTDTPKMHVIHKVRADGNITLRCWALDFYPAEITLTWHRDGSNQTLDMEVIETRPAGDGNFQKWAAVVVPAGEEQRYTCHVHHEGLREPITVRWEPPWPSVPIMTIVIGLVLGAVLMGAVVTFLIWKRRTKG; this comes from the exons ATGAAGACCTTTTTCTCTGAGGCTCTCCTCCTGCTGATCCTGGCCAACCTGGCCATGACCAGGCATCTAGAGG GTTCACACTCCATGCGCCTTTTACACACTCTGCTCACCTGGCCTGGCCTCCTGGAGCCCCAATTCATCATTGTGGCCTTTGTGGGTGACACGCAGTTTGAGAGATTCAACAGCAAAGAAGAGCCTCTGAGTATGGAGCACTGTGCACCATGGGTGGATCAGCAGAAGCCAGAGTATTGGGAAGAGAAGACAAAGAACTTCCTGAGTCTAATGGACTATTACGCTgacataatgaagaaaatgcttcaCTTCTACAATCAAAGTGAAAGTG GAAATCACACACTGCAGATCCTGATGGCCTGCGATATACTTCCTGGAGTATACTTCAGTCGTGGACAATATGAATTCATCTTGGATGGCCATGATTACCTTGTGCTGAATGAGAACCTGAGCACTTGGACTGCAGTTGGCAAGGCAGCTGAAGTGCTGAGGCAGGAGTGGGAGGAGTCAGGTTTTGCAAATTCTGTGAAAACTTCCTTGGAGACTAGTTGTGTGCCTTTGCTCTTCGATCAGCTGGACTACGGGAAGGAGATTTTGCTGAGAACAG ATACCCCTAAAATGCACGTGATCCATAAGGTCAGAGCTGATGGAAATATCACTCTAAGGTGCTGGGCCCTGGACTTCTACCCTGCTGAAATCACCCTAACCTGGCACAGAGATGGGAGCAACCAGACTCTGGATATGGAGGTGATAGAGACCAGGCCTGCAGGAGATGGAAATTTCCAAAAGTGGGCAGCTGTGGTGGTGCCTGCTGGGGAGGAGCAGAGATACACATGTCATGTGCACCATGAGGGTCTGCGTGAGCCCATTACCGTGAGATGGG AGCCTCCTTGGCCCTCTGTCCCCATCATGACAATTGTTATTGGCCTGGTTCTTGGAGCTGTGCTTATGGGAGCTGTGGTGACTTTTCTGATATGGAAGAGGAGGACTAAAG GATAA